Within Xanthomonas theicola, the genomic segment CGGCTGCCGTGGCTATGGTGGCGGTGTCCACGTCCGCGCTGCGGTCGCGCCACTCGCGGCCGGCCCAGAACGCGAGCGCCGTCCAGACAACGAGCCCGACGATGGTGATCAGGATCCGGTTCATGCTGCCTCCCAACGAATCTTGCTCTGCAAGGGGTGGTTGTCTGCTCGGCGCCTGGACGGCGTGTCCCACGATCCGCCACGCGTTGTGGCCACCGGCTTCCAGCCGGCGCCGCGGAGGCTTGCCCCGCCCTCATCCGGCAGCGTGTAGGTCAAGACCTTGGTGTAGCCCAACGCCATGGCTGCCCTGCGCGCGCGGCCGTACAGCGCCGAGCAGGCATTGCGCGTGCCGTCGGTGCACAGCCGCGTGACTTCCGCGGTGCGGCCATCATCGAGGGCGCGCGCCACGGGCCGGCCGACGATCGCCACGCCGCAGAGCCGGTCGCCAGACATCGCCGCCAGCGCGAACAGACCGCCTTGCGGCGCGCGATGGTGGCGGTGGTGCTCGGCGACGTACGCCTTGGCCTGGCGCAGCGTGCAGGGGGCGATCGACAGCATGCTCAGCCCCTCACGTTGATGTAGATGCCCGCCGCCAGGACCGCGAGCAGGCCCACGCACAGCGCGGCGATGAGCCACCCCGGCGGATCGCCCGCCGGCGGCAGGCCGCGGTCCCAGCGATCGCTCATTCGGTCTCGGCCCGCTCGAGGCCCAGCACCAGCTTCACGACCGCGCGCCGATCGTTGGCGCTGGCCCCGTAGACCGTGTCCCAGTTGCAGACCAGCAGTTCCGCGACGGCGGCCTCCCAGTCGCCCTTGCGGATCACCGCCCACAGCTCGCCCCAGTCGCGCATGCGCTCCGGGCCCAAGATGTCGGCCAGCGCGTAGATGTACGGCAGCTTCGGCTGCGCTTCCGGGTGCACCGCCAGCAGCTCGAACACCCGGCCGCGCAGCACGCCCTGCGACCACTCCACGTCGTCCAACAGCGCGGCCGCGGCGACCTTGCGACTCTGCGGTCGCACCTCGATCGGCCGGCCATAGCCGTGTCGCAGCACGCGGTTGCCGTCGCGCCCGGGCAGCGGTCGCATCGGCCAGCACTCCTTGAGCAGCTCGACCGCCCTCTCGCATGCGACCTTCTCGGAGGTGGCAAGCGCGGCGTCGTCCAGGTCCGGCATCATTCCGTCCCCGTCCCGGCCGCCGGCGGCTCGTTGGGCTTCAGCGATTCCGGCCTGGCCCAGGGCCAGATGCGGTAGAGCCAGCCCGCGGCCGTCGTCCACAGGCCCATCGCCGCGAAGCCGCAGATGAGCGCGTACCAGAACCCGCGGGGCGTCGGCACCCTCGCCCAGCAGATGGCGATCGCGAGCAAGCAGCTCCAGAACCGGATCCGCGCCTTGGTCTTGTCCGCGGACCACACCGCGCGCATCCCGATCTGCTGTGGCAGGTGCGGCAGCACCAGGCCGACGCCGACGCTCACCACCAGGCTCTGCCACATGGCTTCCGCCAGCGGCTTAGACATGTAGGCGCCGACGTCGGCCAAGAACAGTTTCACGGACGGCCAGTTGTCCGCCATAGCGACGACGCCGGCGACAACGGGAACCGCCGCGGTCAGCTGCGCGAGCGAGATGCGGCCCATGTCAGGCCAGCACCCGAAGCGCGCGAATGTAGCGCGCGTGGCGGTCGCTCCAGCCGTTCGGCGTCACCGTCGACTTCGCGTCGCCCAGGTTGATGCGCCGGCTGATCGCCAAGTCGTTGCCCGCGTCGGCCAAGGTGTTCAGCCCCCAGTCGCTCCAGAGCGCTGCGGCGCTGAACGCGCCCCACTTCGGCGTTTCCAGCAGCTCCGGCTCCCGCACGAAGTTCGGCACATCCCCGAGCTTCTTGCCCAGCAACTGCGTGACGGCAGCCATGTTGCCCCGACCGGTGATCCCGATAGGCCCACGCGCGCGGTAGCGGTAGCCGTCGCCGCTGACTTCGGGGCCGTTGCCCATGCGCCCGCCGTAGACGGCGTTGCCCAGCCCGACAGGGTTGCGCGCCAGCTCGTCGACGCGCGGCAACAGCGATCGCCACCGCGATCCTGCGCGCGCGGCCTGGCACACCTCCCGCAACCGCTGCGGGCTGTAGCTCAGGCGCTCGGCCAGCTTCTCCAGCCCTTCCGACTCGTGCCCGATCTGGGCGAGGTAGGCGGCCGTGCGCGGCAGGAACTCGATGCCGTAGACGCTGCAGGCCTCGCCGAGCGCCTCCACCCAGCGCTCGGCCGTCGCCGGCGAGCAGGCCAGGGCCAGCTGCAGCTTCTTCGCGGTCAGTTCCATAGTTGCCTCGAATAGGTGGCCGGCACGACCCACCACCGCCGCTCCCCGCCAAGGGACCTCTCGCGCGACTGCCTGCGGCGGTCTCCCGACGGCCGGATGCAGGCTTGAGTGGTGGCCGTGACTACCGGCCGTAGAACGACGAAGCCGCCGACCAACTTGTTTCGGCGCTCATGCACACCTGCGCCCACGGTAGGGATTTAGCCCTAGTTCTGGTTCCCGAGGCAACTGAGGTTCCTCATGAGGAAAAATTGTTCCTCATGAGGAAACTGCGGCAGGCCGCGGCGCAACCCTGCCGGCTGCCGCCCCCGTTGCAACTTGTATCCCATAGGATACAATCGACGCATGGCGACGATCACCCAGACCGAAGACTTCAGCAAGTGGATTCGCAAGCTGAGCGACTCGAAGGCGCGCGCGGTGATCGTCGAGCGCATCCAGCGCGTCGCCAATGGCCTGCCGGGCGATGTGAAGTCCGTCAGCGGCGGCGTCAGCGAGCTGCGGATCGATTTCGGCCCGGGTTACCGGGTGTACTTCACCCGGCGCGGCGGCAAGCTGGTCATCCTGCTCTGCGGCGGCGACAAGGCCAGCCAGCCGCGGGACATCAAGAAGGCGCAGGCCTTGGCCGCAGGTCTCTGAGCCAGCGGCGGCACCACAACCGAGTAGCAAGGTAGCCCAGTAAATCGGACCAGCGACAACACGGCAAATCGAGAACCCCATGTCCAAGACCAAAACCATCCCGTTCGACCCGGCCGAATACCTCACCGACGACGAGGCGCTTGCCACGTATCTGACCCAGGCGCTCGCCGCCGACGACGTCGCGCACTTCCAAGAGGCGCTGCAGACCGTAGCGCGCGCGCGCGGCATGTCCCAGATTGCCGAAGCTGCTGGCCTGGGTCGCGAGAGCCTGTACAAGGCGCTGAAGCCGGGCACGCAGCCTCGGTTCGACACCGTGCAGCGGGTACTGGCCGCGGTCGGCGTGCGCCTGAGCGTCGAACCGGTGAAGGCGGCATAGGTAGGCGTGCGCGGCCCCTGCCGCGTCGCGTTCAATTCATGTAAGGACGAACGATGCTCTGGATCTGCACGAACGCCAAGCTCAGCTGGGACGCCATCTCTGCCGTCGGGACCAGTGCAGCGGCGCTAAGGATGGTCTGAACAACTCCCTCTGATCCTGCGACAATCGTACAAAGCCCAACAGGACAACGACGATGCAATTGTCTTTCGGCGACGCGGAGTACAACGGCAAGCGCAAGCAGACGCGGCGCGAAAGGTTGCTGGCCGAGATGGATCAGGTGGTGCCGTGGAAAGACCTGCTGGCGCTGATCGCGCCGCACTATCCGAAGTCGGGCCATCCGGGCCGTCAGCCGTACCCGCTGGAGACAATGCTGCGCATCCACTTTCTGCAGCAGTGGTACGCACTGAGCGACCCGGGCGCGGAAGAAGCCTTGTACGACACGGCGTCGATGCGCCGTTTCGCCAGGATCGGCGGGTTGGATGAGGTGCCGGACGAGACCACGATCCTCAACTTCCGCCGGTTGCTGGAGACGCACGATCTGGCGCGCACGCTGTTCAACCGGGTCAACGCGCACCTATCGCGCAAGGGCCAGAGCCTGCGCGGCGGCACCATCGTGGACGCCACGATCATTGCCGCGCCCAGCTCGACCAAGAACAAGAACGGCGAGCGCGACCCGGAAATGCACCAGACCAAGAAGGGCAATCAGTACTACTTCGGGATGAAAGCGCACATCGGCGTGGACGATGAGTCCGGGCTGGTGCACCACTTGGAATGCACGGCGGCCAACGCCGCAGATATCACCCAGGCGCACAAGCTGCTGCACGGCAAGGAAGACACGGTATGCGGCGACAGCGGCTACACCGGGCTGGCCAAGCGCGAGGAGATGGCGAGCAAGCGCAAGCTGCGCTATCTGATCGCGGAGAAGCCCTCGAAGCTGAAGCAGATCAAGAGCAAGCGCGAATTGAAGTGGGCACAGCGCTGGGAGCACGCCAAGGCCAGCCTGAGGGCGAAGGTGGAGCATCCGTTCCGGGTGATCAAGCGCCAGTTTGGCTACGTCAAGGTGCGCTATCGCGGCCTGGCGAAGAACACGGCGCAAGTGCTGACGCTGTTTGCGCTGTCGAACCTGTGGCTGAAGCGAAAGCAGTTGCTGCCTGTCGTGGGGAGGGTGTGCCTGTAATCCGGGAAATACCCCGGAAATGCGCCGGAAACGGCGAAAAACCGAGGGTCTGAGCGCCGTGGGCGTGGTCGATATGGCTTGCCTCATCCTCCGACCGCGTTGATCAGACTATCCCTAATCGCCCTGATTATCTGGCTGGTCGACCGGCGCGAAAAGCGCCGCAAAGTGAAAGCAGACGGCCGTCTTGCGGCGCAGCTCGTGTACACGGAGACGATTCGGATCCTCGCCCATCTTGCCGTCATGAAGAACCGCCTCTACGCGCGAGCGGACAAGACACAGGACGAATGGGATGCCGTGCTTGTTTTCGACATTAAGGCGACCCTCGCGTTCCTGAGCGCCCTGGCCCCGAAAGTGCGATCGGAGCGCCTCGAGCGGATGCTAGAGTCCAACACCTCGCTCACGCCGGCGCTATCCGAAGCTGTCGCGGACATGCTTGCAGCCACGCTTGTAGCCGTCGATTCAGCCCTGCTGATCTTCAGCATGAGCAAAGAGGCGGCCTATACCCGTCTGAACGAACTACGAGCGGGCTTCGAGGATGCCTACGAGGCGACGCGGCGTGCGCAAACCACCGCCCTCGCTCGTTCCCGCGAAGGGCGGAAGACACCCCATGCCATGCAGGTGCGCATGAAGAAGGCGGCGGAGCAGCGCCAAGCCGGCGGCGCGCCCGCTCCGTAGTTACGGTGCAAACAGCCTCGACCGAAATTCGCGGCGCCCGGTGTTAAGCGCTGCCTGCAGCGCGGCCGTGGCACATTTGTGCGTCTGCATGTACAGCACCTTGCGCATCTTGGCCGCCCGCGCGAGCTCCGAGTACGGCCGCCGGCGCTCGGGCCACACCATCTCGTATGCCGCGTCGTAGATCACCAGGCGCAGCCGCCACCGGTCCGCCGGGTCGGAAAGCACCAGGGGGCGCGGGCGCTGAGCCCGGATCTGCCGATACACCAGCCGATAGGCCAGCGCGGCCAGCCGCCCGATCGCCGCCGCATCCGCACGCGTGGCCACGGCCAGCGCGGTGGCCTTCTCCACCGGGTCGCGCATGTATGCCACCGCGGCGGCGATGTCGCCGCTGCCGAGCGTGGCAACCGTGCTGCGGCCTGCCACCGGCACGCGGTACACGCCGCCCACCAACAGGCGCGCCATCAGCTCCAGCGGATCCCGCTCGTCGCTCCAAGCCTCACCGCCGCGGGGCGCGCGCGCGGGCAGCAGGGGCGCGGCCGCTGCCGGCCTGGGCACGCGCCGAGCCGGCGGCCGGCGATTCCACGCGCACTCCGCCGCGTCCAGGGCGTGCGCCCCGGTGCACTCCGGACCGAAAGCGCCGCAGTCCCTGCAACGCGCCTGCGCGCGGTCGCCGCGATCGGTCCGCAGCAACGTCACTCGGTCGCTGCCGCATTCGCCGCACGCCGCGAGGCTCCTGTTGCTCGTCTCCATTCAGGTGGTCTCGCAGATAGCCGTGACGGTCGTCGTGCTGGGGACTGGCTGGCCGGCCTGGCGCAGAAACTGCGCGGCCAGCTGCCGCATCTGGTTCTCGCCGGTGTCGCGACGCTCCACCAGGTGCTCGCCCGGGTTCCGCACGCCCTCGATCTGCTCGCGCTTCACGCCCAGTACGTCGGACACGATGGGGTCGCTCCCCTCGTCGCTGATCAAGAAGAAGGCCTGCACGGGCTCCGCCTGGCCATCCCGGTGAACGCGGCCGATGCACTGCTCGTGGACGCCCGGCGACCAGTCCAGCTCGCCGAACACCACTGTACTGCAGACGTGTTGCAGCCCATCGATGCCGGCGCCAGCGCGCAGGCTGATCAACATGAGGCGGCTCTGCCCGGACACAAACGCGTCCTTGGACGCTTGCTTCTGGGCCGGCGACTCGCTGCCGGTGTACATGACCGGGTTGTACGCGGCGAGCTTGTCGCGCCAGATGGCATAGACGTCCCGGTGCCACCCGAATAGCAGTACCTGCTGGCCGCTCTCCAGCAGCAGCCGGACGAACTCGGCGACGTAGGGTGCCTTGGCGATGCCGGTGGCCTGGCGGACGAGCCGGTCGAACTCGCCGGCCGCCTGCATGCGCTCGCCGCGGTACCGCTCGTTAGCGCGCAGAATCGTGCGGGCCAGCGCCATGGCGTCGCCGCTGATCGCGGCCAGCACCTTGGCGTCGGATTCGATCTCGTGCGCGATCTTGGACAGCGCCGGCAGCTCGCGGCCGACCTCTTTGCGTGTCCGGCGGAGCATGATGCCCTCGCGGCGCAGGTATGCCCCGAACTGCTCGGCGTCGGACAGCCTCGACTTGCCTCCCGGCGCGGCAATGCACCACTCGCGCAGGAACTCCTCGTAGCTCCCGAGGCAATCCGGGATGAGCGGGTCCACCACGTGGTAGAACTCGGCGCCGTAGTTGTAGATCGGAGTCGCCGTCAGGCCCATGCGCAGCCGCGCGCGCCGCGCCAGGTACCGGCAGGCATTATGGATCTCGGTGCCCGGGCTGCGCAGCTGCTGGCATTCCTCGAATACCACATACTGCACCAACTCGCCCAGGGTCTCCGCCCAACCGCGCAACTTGTGGTAGCTGACCAGGATCACCTCCGGGAGCGTGTCCCACAGGTCCGGGATGCGCTGCCGCGGCTGGCGTACCAGCGGGTAAGGCCGGCCGCTGCGGATGTGATGCACGCGCAGGTTGGGCACGAACTCGGCCAGCTTCTCCGGCCAGTGGTTCGGCAGCGCGGCCGGGTAGACGACCACCGCCGGCAGGTTCTCTGCGACCGCCATCGGGCACATGCCCGTCACCGTTTTGCCGAGGCCCAGATCATCTGCGAGCAGCAGGCCACCGCGGATCGTTACCTGCGCGCCGGCGTAGCGCTGGTACTCGCGCGGCGGCTTCGCCAGCTCGAACGGCGGCACCTGGCCGCGACCGGCCGCCAGCTGCGCCAGGCTGGTCTCCATGTGGATGTGCGCTTCGGCCAAGTCCTCGAGCCGCGCCTGCACCGATTCCGCTGCCTCCATCGGGTACCGCCCGAGGAACCAGCGCAGCTCGCGGCTGTTCTCCGGCGTCGCCTTCAGGCAGATGTGGGTAGCCGCCCCCTGCTTCACGCGCGGGAAGACGCGCTTCAACCGCGCGCGGACCTGCGGCTCGCAGGTGATCAGCCAGTCCCCGCCGCCCAGCCTCAATTCACCGTAGGTGGTCGCGGTCATAGCGCTTGCCTCGACAGGCGCACGAGCTGGAAGGGCTTGCCGTTCCACGCCGGCCGCTCCCTGAGCGAGGTGTCACCCCAGCGCTCTGTACTCGCCAGCAGGACGCCGGTCACCATCGGCAGATGGACGTAACGGTCAGCCTGGTGCAGCGCTTCGCTTAGGGAGCCGCCGACCTTCACCTCGATCACGATCCCGTCGAGCCAGAAGTCCACCCGGTTCCGCGCGTCCAGCCGGAGCTCGCGTTCGAACGTCAGCCCGGCCGACTCCAGCACGCTGGCCATCGCGTCGTGCAGCTGGACCTCGCTGCCGTAGCGGTACCGGTAGCCGCCGAGCAGCCGCGCAAGCGACGCCAGGCGCATGTGTTCCTCCGACGGCCGCCCCAGGCGCAGCGGCGCCGGCTCCGATTGAATGATCATTGAATGATCATTCCCCTCTCCTTTCCGCTGCTGCGGCAATTCGTTCAAACTTGACGATCTCGGCCTCGTTGATGCGGATCGCTTGCTGCTTCCTCTGCAGCTCCTTATCGCCGATCACGCGCTCGTTCCTGATCCCCTCCAGCTGCTCGCGCAGGCCAGCCGCCTTTTCTCGCGCCCACACCGAGCGCTTCTTCAGCGGCTTTTTCCCTGGGGCGGCGGTCCGAGCGGCGGGCGCAGCCGCGTCGCTCGGCGCCCCAGCGCGTAGCCGCCGCGCGACCTCTCCGGCAGCGTGTCGAACAGGCCGGGCATCGACATCTCCCGCTCCGCGGCCTCGAGATACCGGATGCCGTCCATGAAGTAAGCGGTGCTTAACTCGGATGCGCGGCCCTGGCGCCCCAGCTTCAGCGCGCGGTACGGAACCGTGAACAGGCCGCCGAACGGATCGAACACCAGTTCGCCGGGGTTGCTGAACCGCTCGATTAGGCGATCCACAATGTCGAACTGCAGCGGGCAGATGTGGTTCTCCAGGCCGCGCCTTGTCTGGTCGCCGTTGAGCGTCAGCATGCGGTTGACGTCGTGCCATACGTCCTGGTGGTGGCTGCCCGGCGCCAGCGACATGAAGCTGGACGGCAACGCCCCACGTGCCTCGAGCTCCTGGCCGATGCGCACGTGCGTGTGGAAGTCATAGACCTCGCGCAAGCTGAACTCGGTGAACAGCTTCGCGAGCTTGTCCGGGCCCAACTGCGCCAGTTCGTCGGCGGTGAGATGGCGCTCGCCGCTGGACCGCCAGAATGCATGCGCGTCGACCTGCCAACGTGCTCGGGTGTAGTCCGCCTTTTCCTTGCGCACCGGCGTGTCCGCGTAGCCCCGGCTGCGATCCGTCTGCGGCTTGTGGAACAGCACGATGTACTCGGGCGAGCCGACGCCCATCTTCGTGCCGTCCTTGCACTGCTCGGACCAGCCCAGCCGGTAGGTCTGGTTGTTCTCACGCACCACGTCGGTCACGACGGTGATCATGCCCATGTAGTCGAAACCGTGATCGCGGAAGTGGAAGATCGTCTCCGCGTGAAACGGGCTCGCGGTGGGCACGCCGGCGCCGGTCACGTTGCCGAACTGGATGCGGTCCTTCACGTGAACCGCGACAATGCGCCCAGGCTTCAGGATCCGGTGCAGCTCCGGCGTCAGGAAATCCATCTGCTGCCAGAAGTGCTTGTTGTTGTCCGTGTGCCCGAGGTCGTTGTAGCTGGGGCTGTACTCGTAGTGGTTGGCGAACGGAATCGACGTCACCACCAGGTCGACGCTGTCTTCGTCCATGCCGCGCGCCTCCAGCACACAGTCGTTGTTCGCCACGAGCCAGCCCTGGCCCCGCGCTTCGATGCGCTCGACGCCGATCGAGCGTGTCAGCACCTGCGCCATGGCCGCGTCGCTGAGGCCGAATTCCCGGATGATCTCGCTCATCTTTTCCACCATTTCCTCGTGTCGGGTCCACTTCGCCTTCAGGCTGGCCAGCACCTCGCGCTCGCTCTCGGCGTAGACGATCCACACCTCG encodes:
- a CDS encoding XF1762 family protein, which translates into the protein MLSIAPCTLRQAKAYVAEHHRHHRAPQGGLFALAAMSGDRLCGVAIVGRPVARALDDGRTAEVTRLCTDGTRNACSALYGRARRAAMALGYTKVLTYTLPDEGGASLRGAGWKPVATTRGGSWDTPSRRRADNHPLQSKIRWEAA
- a CDS encoding glycoside hydrolase family 19 protein; this translates as MELTAKKLQLALACSPATAERWVEALGEACSVYGIEFLPRTAAYLAQIGHESEGLEKLAERLSYSPQRLREVCQAARAGSRWRSLLPRVDELARNPVGLGNAVYGGRMGNGPEVSGDGYRYRARGPIGITGRGNMAAVTQLLGKKLGDVPNFVREPELLETPKWGAFSAAALWSDWGLNTLADAGNDLAISRRINLGDAKSTVTPNGWSDRHARYIRALRVLA
- a CDS encoding type II toxin-antitoxin system RelE/ParE family toxin; this translates as MATITQTEDFSKWIRKLSDSKARAVIVERIQRVANGLPGDVKSVSGGVSELRIDFGPGYRVYFTRRGGKLVILLCGGDKASQPRDIKKAQALAAGL
- a CDS encoding addiction module antidote protein, encoding MSKTKTIPFDPAEYLTDDEALATYLTQALAADDVAHFQEALQTVARARGMSQIAEAAGLGRESLYKALKPGTQPRFDTVQRVLAAVGVRLSVEPVKAA
- a CDS encoding IS5 family transposase, encoding MQLSFGDAEYNGKRKQTRRERLLAEMDQVVPWKDLLALIAPHYPKSGHPGRQPYPLETMLRIHFLQQWYALSDPGAEEALYDTASMRRFARIGGLDEVPDETTILNFRRLLETHDLARTLFNRVNAHLSRKGQSLRGGTIVDATIIAAPSSTKNKNGERDPEMHQTKKGNQYYFGMKAHIGVDDESGLVHHLECTAANAADITQAHKLLHGKEDTVCGDSGYTGLAKREEMASKRKLRYLIAEKPSKLKQIKSKRELKWAQRWEHAKASLRAKVEHPFRVIKRQFGYVKVRYRGLAKNTAQVLTLFALSNLWLKRKQLLPVVGRVCL
- a CDS encoding DEAD/DEAH box helicase: MTATTYGELRLGGGDWLITCEPQVRARLKRVFPRVKQGAATHICLKATPENSRELRWFLGRYPMEAAESVQARLEDLAEAHIHMETSLAQLAAGRGQVPPFELAKPPREYQRYAGAQVTIRGGLLLADDLGLGKTVTGMCPMAVAENLPAVVVYPAALPNHWPEKLAEFVPNLRVHHIRSGRPYPLVRQPRQRIPDLWDTLPEVILVSYHKLRGWAETLGELVQYVVFEECQQLRSPGTEIHNACRYLARRARLRMGLTATPIYNYGAEFYHVVDPLIPDCLGSYEEFLREWCIAAPGGKSRLSDAEQFGAYLRREGIMLRRTRKEVGRELPALSKIAHEIESDAKVLAAISGDAMALARTILRANERYRGERMQAAGEFDRLVRQATGIAKAPYVAEFVRLLLESGQQVLLFGWHRDVYAIWRDKLAAYNPVMYTGSESPAQKQASKDAFVSGQSRLMLISLRAGAGIDGLQHVCSTVVFGELDWSPGVHEQCIGRVHRDGQAEPVQAFFLISDEGSDPIVSDVLGVKREQIEGVRNPGEHLVERRDTGENQMRQLAAQFLRQAGQPVPSTTTVTAICETT
- a CDS encoding DNA methyltransferase; the encoded protein is MTDPYLEFLARKVRVAPSLGFEVAPEEVNPILIRHQPDAVRWACAGGRRALFERFGLGKSVQQLEILRLARAHAGGAVGLVLPLGVKQEFAHDARLLATGEHDRVTDAQRRELREWLEQDPRRVQAVRFIRTSEEIDPTFEGIHLTNYESVRDGKLDPNLFTAASLDEASVLRSFGSKTYQQFLTLFDDVRYRFVATATPSPNRYKELIHYAGFLGVMDTGQALTRWFKRDSSKAGNLQLYPHKEREFWLWVASWALFLQRPSDLGYSDEGYDLPEIRVHYVEVPVDHGGAGAERDGQGKLFRDAAIGVRDAAREKRDTLGSRVAAVQRIVGERPSEHWLLWHDLEVERHALQEAIPAAVSIYGDQDLEEREQAVIDFSEGRIPILSAKPVIAGSGCNFQRHCHLAVYAGIGFKFNDFIQSIHRIQRFQQAHPVEVWIVYAESEREVLASLKAKWTRHEEMVEKMSEIIREFGLSDAAMAQVLTRSIGVERIEARGQGWLVANNDCVLEARGMDEDSVDLVVTSIPFANHYEYSPSYNDLGHTDNNKHFWQQMDFLTPELHRILKPGRIVAVHVKDRIQFGNVTGAGVPTASPFHAETIFHFRDHGFDYMGMITVVTDVVRENNQTYRLGWSEQCKDGTKMGVGSPEYIVLFHKPQTDRSRGYADTPVRKEKADYTRARWQVDAHAFWRSSGERHLTADELAQLGPDKLAKLFTEFSLREVYDFHTHVRIGQELEARGALPSSFMSLAPGSHHQDVWHDVNRMLTLNGDQTRRGLENHICPLQFDIVDRLIERFSNPGELVFDPFGGLFTVPYRALKLGRQGRASELSTAYFMDGIRYLEAAEREMSMPGLFDTLPERSRGGYALGRRATRLRPPLGPPPQGKSR